ATCTTTACTCGATCGGAGAGCCCGTTTGTCTGTACAAACATCTCCATGGTTCTACGCGATAGGAAATTCTGCTCCAATAGGAACACCTTTGCGCCCAACCTTGCAATCGCGAGAGCCAACAGACAACCATCCGAGACGCATAGACAAACGCTGTTCGGAGTGATCTTCCTCCGCAAAGCCTGTAGGTATCTCTGATTACGAACTGTGTCGTTTAATTGACCAATACGCGTCCGTGAGTATGCAATATGTGCCCAGCAATTGCACTCAGGTCTCTGACAATCTGGAATCTCATTTCTGTGAAAGAGATTTTcctttttacttaatttatattaaacaaaaggaacaattttaattatactttagcAAGCATTAAAGAATGGCTTGCTAaagcataattaaaattgttattttttaaaaaattgattaataataattcaggaggtaaaaaaataataaaactgtataaattatataaaatgtgcaGGGtgattaagtaaaatattacaaaaagagaCTTACAGAGGTCCATTCAGTAATTTAAACCAGAAAGAATATTCATCGTGATAACCGATAACATTGACCTCAACGCCATATGTGATAGGTACTTCTTCTGGAAGGTAATAGACAGCTTGCATCCAGTGATCCCGCCAAGGTATTGTATCCGTCATCTTTTTCAAAGACGAGGCATCTTTCTTCATGTCATCAGGTACGTCTGGATGTTCCCATACAGGTGCACAACTCAGTAATACCTGAAAATGATACATGGTatgaaaattcataaagatgattagaaaaataatatagacgTTTACCTGATTATCTGTATCCATGTTCAAGTCCCACCACATAAAAATTGCATGTGCGGTCCCGCTTGCTATCGGTTGTGTTAATAATGATACTTTTTCGTTGTTCAATAAAGGCTTCTTGCCGGACCAGTCAAACCTAAAGTGCATtttcaaatatcaatttatttaaaaattattattaataattatcattattaattatacaaatttttaaattagcaaTTTGAATAAGCTAAAGATTAAAAGGCTCTGAAAGGCAGCGGTCCGATTCAAGCTCACAGCACTGTAAGCATCATACTGTCTTCGTTGCACATCGAATATCAAACGAAGATACAGCAATGCTTTCAGCATTATGAGCGTGAATCGGACCGCAGCCATAGAAATCTCTCTGGCTTTCCTAGTTAGGATGTACGTGCGGCTGATAATCATTGTGAAACATTATTGTTGCGAATGTTCAAAGAGAAAGACCAAAAGAAATCTTCAGATTGGACCAAGATTTACCTAGAGTTATGAAGCTGTGGTGGCCGCGCGTACACCTACCAAAGATAGGCGGGCATATACATGCGTACCCCCAAAAAGCCAATATTGACTAATTGATtgattgttaaaaatgaacaaaagaaaaatagctttaaaaatagaaataataaatccattcttggatttttatttctataaatacgtttattatttaataatctctGCGTCACTGTTACTCGCCATTTGCGTCGATTCAATAAAGATTcctgtttttaatattctctCTTTAGAGAAATGAAAGATCATTACCTGAAAATAGGCTGTGCTGGCAGCAAAGGTACAAAAGtatcgcgaggaagacgtGACAGTTGCATGTCGTGCACAGCTGCAGCACCAGAGCACGCTTGGATAGTCGGTGGAGCGTCAACCAACATTTCTCCGTTCTTAATAGGCTTTACTCGATTCCAAGCACAGACTTTGGTGCTCTCGACTACTTGCGCCCATACTGTTCCTCTGTGCGGCACGACTATGCTGTCTTCCTAATGTAAAAAAGCAAAGCGTAAGCATATCTTTGAACGAGCAGGATCACATGTGTAAGTTTGGCGCGTTACCTCGAGAAGAACTTCGTGTGCGTGGCGAAACGTTGATAGTGCTCCTTCACCAATCAACTCGGTGTCGAATACTTCAGTGACTAGAATATTCGCGCGTTTTGGCATGTCACCACCTTCGCCCACTATCATCTTCGTAGAACGCTTACGGATCAACTTAATTCTATCCTCGAAGCCGTTCTCCTTTATTATTTGTGCGGCGCAATTCGCCATTGGTTTGAATGCCTAAACAAGATCTTCCTGCGTAAGCAGAACTTTGAAAAAAGGTTTCGAGATTCTCTTCCCTTACCTCGCATGCCGTTATAGTGTCTGCTCCGCATTTGGCAGCCATCATCGACAGCAAGCCTGTCCCAGTGCCTATGTCAAGAACGTTAGCCTCTTCACCGGCCTGGTGCTTTTTCTCAATAGCAGCTTTGAGGGCAATGTAATACTTCTCATTCTAGCGAACaaaatgtgaataatttttattccgttggttaaagaattattattaaataaaaaatatgccgATAATATAAGATACTGACTCGTTCATGGTCATGCAGCATGTCTGCAAAAGCGGATCTAGCTACTTCTTGATGATAATCGTAATATTGATCTTTTTCCTCCCACGAGGCAACGCCAGTGAGAGGATTCAAACATTGCGTAAAAATACTCATGTTTCGATTAGAAAATGCTCTTATTGCAGTGACGAAACTGGCTCTCAACATCCAATATCGAAATATATGCGCGGGGAGATGAAAGATTCATCCAAACGCTTCGCTCTCGCTTTATTTCAACTCTTTATACCTGCAAAAAGTCACAGTTTATTAACACTGCGGATCCCAAAGTGCTTTATACGTCGAATACTGAATCTCAATCATTACTCTGCTCTCTACTCTAACGAACTTATACTTGGataaatttctgtataaacATCTTTATAAGAAGTATAACTTTCTTCGCTGAAATTGTAGCTTTTATGAAATCTTACTGGTAATACATAGGACGAGCTGCTGTAGATAACAATGATAATGTATTTAAACTGCCGCGTACGTCTTCGACTTTCAGCAATTTATGAGCTATCAGTACGATGTCATTTTCCCTCTGTTCCAGCATtccaaaaactttaaaaatacgaGATCTTTCCTGCAAAAGTATAAGATCGTGAAACAACTAAATCAGGCAGAATACCAAGCCATTTTATTGCTACAGGCACCAACTCATATTATTTGAGAACGGtcacttttaacattttaaaaacattaacgtttgtaaataataacataagcaaaaatataacaggTTATTCATCAATAAAGTGAAAAATCACTTCCTTTTCGATTGCAAGCTATATCCTGTATATGTACAGTGTATTTTATACTAGAGGtctatttgtttataactaaattaaaaactttccGTATTTAAAGTGgaaataggtatatatttgaaatttgatgAGAGGAAGAAGGCAAGTTCTACAGTGCAGTgcagcaataaaaaaacaaacctGAAGCCCATACCAGACTACACATTAGAGATTGAAgattgcaaattttaattcaatccctggtggaaaaatgtctcagaatttttcacattattaatcatttctatgaaaattttaagattgTCTCAGATCTTTCATATGAATTGGGacatttttcagattttcttAATACATCTTTGTAGAAATTCCACGCAAATGCTGGAACATTCCCAAAATCCTTATCCAACtatttctgaaagtatctgagaaatttGACGTTTTtttctcagaatttttcataaatcaaaaatatgagaaattcttagaaaatttatgagaaaaaaatataaaaaaatttgttcacCAGGAATCCGTTTCGTTCCGACCGGTCGAATTCTAATCTCCGATTCGTAATCCTCCATCGCCAATATGCAGTCTGATACGGgctaaattgttattatacataGCCACGCTGTAACGTTAAGGAAAATTCAAGGGGGTTAGGAAACATCGGAGTATTTCGTTTACGAGACAGGCCTTCTAGAAGCGAATCGCTTTACCCATATAAACAGACACTTTCCCTTGCCGTCGTTGAGGTAGAGACTGTCCACGGGAAGTCCCTCCAGGTTGAGGGTGACACTCGCCTCGCGGTCCGACGAGATGCTCTGTAAACGCGCGATTCGCCCGGTGCCGGGCACGATCTCGCCGATCGTTTGCACGCTCTTCACGCAATTCTCCCTGTAATCGGGCGAGGACGCGTATCGAGGAATGTCCTCGATCAAGAGCGGGACATGCGGGACACCGCACGGTAAACGGTTCTCACGAGCGGCCAAGCACGCCGGCCAGGGGGACGATTCCAGACGCGCCTGTTCCATGCCCCACTTGCCCCCCAGCACCACAATCAGCCCGCCATACCACTgacgaaatattattaaagaccGGCGCGCGGTCAGCTGGTCTGTGCGAAGCGACGAAGCGAGCTGTGCGATCCGCGCGTACCAAGCGGTCAACAAAATCACGTGTTTGAAAGCGCGGCAATCCTTTTACATTTCAATTTCTCGGCGCGCTAATGTCCACTTCTATCAATGTAGATTCCATTATAATTAATGGAGGTTCGCGTGACTGCTAAAATTTAGATTAGctcataatataatacttaatcttatatttattattacattgttaTTTCTCTCATGATATTTTGTAAacatatatgtagatatagggcccaataatattcaattttaatttgaaactgCAGTTTTAATATTGCCATCCTAATTATGCAACAATAAATCTTGAATTATTGCAcgaatttaaaagttaattatttatagacaTTTATAGTTGataatatcattattcttCAATTATTCCTGAGCCCCTCTAATTGATGATAACCATGATAATTTGCTCAGGAGatgatttttaatagtatctcGTCGATGATATCACGTAATTAAACgggttataataatattaggatttttatttcataataagaacgctataatgaaataatattctattctattatataaactgTCGAAAAcggctaattgtaagattcaTTACGAGgcttaattattaaacgagGAAGGAGCATCCTTTTCATACAAATTCAAAtgctcttcctcttttttattacgtctaatgtgtataataatgttatatatacaacGTTGCtcgttatataataaactgtCATCGTTTATATTAATGTGACCGAGTACACATTATCTATTTGAGATGTATCaaactatatatgtacacacgaggtgaattaatttaacccacaaaattataaacatatcaGTGGCATTCACGGGAAATATGTATCGCTCATTTACTACAACGACGGAGCTAAAAAATGGTCAGTTTTGTGTTGTTTGCAAAAGAATGATAAGAATCAACTGAATGAAAAGAGCTATACATATTTCCCATACACGCGCCGATGAACATTAAGTATACATGGGGCCATAAATGCTCTAATACATGAATTTATACACATGTAaggatattaatttcttataacaATATCtcttgtattattatatactatatattattactataagaaatcaattattaattattactgaaTTAACAGTTATGATAACGATCAGTTATGATCCCACGTACATCGTTTTTGATCTGTAACCCTTAATCCGGATTTACAGTAGATGTAGAAAACTTGTGACCTTTTGTTCTAACGATAAGTTCTAAGCTATGACGTTAATTTGCTTTAAGCTCTAAACTTTATAACTTTGATCTGGCCCAGCAGAACAAATCACGGTTTAAAGTAACGCCGAAGACACTTTTTGCTAAAAAAGTCATAGCTTAGAACAAAAGACTAAAGGCTTACTACACTCTGAAGACCAGGTCTTAATCTCATTTATAATTAGAGTGGTAAGGATTCTTCAAGCAACCTTCGATCttgtaacaatttaaaaaaatgtgctaGTTGCGGTAACTCCGCCAAAATTTCAACTAAACTATATCGCAATATTTTGGAAACATTATGAGTagcaagatatatttaaatgcgtCACAATCTTTGAAATTTAACGAAGATGTCAAACAATCGTTTGAAGTTTTTTGCATAATCTTTAAAGATCtgattaaggggatcctgcagtgactggcgaacttcctcgatgtcgatgtcaacctttctaattttgttttccctatatctgtctttgtctaacgaaatgacatctgtccttttttcgattgctcgccatcataacgcaagatccggcaactactgttgctgctcttcttgtcatcctgcatccgtatttgcattactaaaataattattagatggatctttttttgtacgcattgaatcttactttacttacacgatattattcctacatattttcccaagggtggatgataaacattatgtacgtataaactgtagaatttttgttttaagcaaatattgtcgtcaggtgacagctgtgtatgtgccccaataagtaatatttttaattttttggtgcttttgatataaaatcgcgttttgcaccctagatttttgtgcggactttaattctagaccaaaaacttgcaattctgtaaagccaattaaaagatccatctaataacgataatgtcggtaaatcatacggctgcaggatccccttaatcaTCAAAATATTCACAACAGAGGCTGCATCGATCACGAACGTATccaatttttctcttattacgCAATAGTCACGTACTCTGAAGCGAGCTGCGATGTTAGGACACGAAGTTTCTGTCCATCCTGAGTCACGAATTCAATTGTTTGTTCACCATTCACGAATTCAGTCTGCTCGATATTCCCTAGCTGATTGATGGTCGCGACTGCCGTGGCGTCGGTATCCTCGTCCTATAAAAAGTAGtgttaaagtattttattaacatcatCAAATATAgctatgtaatataattttaattatcaatgtacacatatgtataagaaaaaaatatacaaacatatgatactaaaaataaagaggTAAAGAATCTGCAATTTGGGGAATTTGTGAAGTTAAAACAaagaattgataaaatttatagaaagcttattgtatatttaaaaaataaaagagaatacgtgaaaaaaaaaagattctattGAAATTCTGTTATTATTGGCATTAAACTGGAAATTACCTCAAGCGCTTGAACAATTGCGTCTGCGTCAGCTTGAATTGCCGACAACGCTTCGATATTCTTGTGTGTATTCGGACGCACTATGATTCCAGTTTCCTCCATAGTGTCTTCGTCGACGTGAATATTCAAGGCTTGGAGTTGTTGTGTCGCGAACATTCCAGGATGAAGTCTCATAATTTGGTTGTCGTTAAACTGGCTGACAAAATGCCCCTGCGACAAAAGCTGTCGAGCTTCTTGAATGGTTAACGGAATCGGATTTCCGTGTTCATCTGTGATCTAAAACAGATATCatggaagaaaaattttaattataaagaacaGTTATGTCATTTAAGAAGATTCTAATCATAGCTATTCAATCTTCGAAGTTAATAACAAGATATATAGGTATTCGATTAGAACTTGGGctgaaaattgttaaattaggCCAAGGCGCGACTTGGGCTGTAGCGCCATTGCAGACGaagaagtaataaaaataatagggTCCATCTTTCTTACCTGCAACTGCAAATCTGGTTCCGTCAATTCGATCTCTGACTGGTCGTCATTGCTGCTGGCTGCATTACTCATAATTCTATCGCCAATGATTTCATTGTTCTCCATATCCAAACGCGACAAGGAATTCACACTCGCCACTATTTCGTCTTTGTTCTTGTTGGCGTCAACTAAATTTccataatcaaaataataattcatcaATTAATCCAATAATAAgttgacaattaattatatatgattagcaagtttattaataattgttcgCATACTCATATGGAATGTTCGCTCATTAGAATCGCTAGGGTCCTGATAAGATACATAAATAATCTGTTGAATCCCATCATTAGATGTCTCGTCAGTGGCTATTATTTGATTACTGAACGTCCGTTCGTCAACCTGCCGAACTGAATTCGGCAGAATCTGCCACACTTGGCCGATCGAAGATCCTTCCGACTTGTTTGTAGGTGGCATCTTATCCTCCCTGTGCACCtgcagaaattaaaattgatagtTATTACTGATtagtaacgaaaaatttaaagagTGAAATTACTGAAGTACCTTTTTGTGCTTTGTCAAATTTGAACAATCGGCGAAAGCTTTGTTACACACATCGCAGGAATAAGGCTTCTCACCTACAAAATGTGAAAtcattaatactttattacacggaaattaaaataatacaaaaaacgAAAGCACCCGTTcacatttttatgtttattacattctttcatttttaaatctgAGACACGGTTCATCATTTTAGTTACCAGTGTGCAAACGAATATGTTTCTTCAGCGCCCACTGTTCCGTAAAGCTACGTTTGCATGTACTGCATTGAAACGGACGTTCCCCCTTATGCCGGCGCACGTGACATTTCCATGTATCTTTGTGCAAGAAGGTCTTCGCGCAAAACTCGCATTTCCACGGCCGCTCGCCGGTATGCCGTTTTACATGTAGCTTGAACTGTGACGACGTGGTGAACTTTCGGCCGCAGAAATCGCAACTGTATGGCTTTTCACCAGTGTGAATGCGTATATGCTCTTGCAAATTGCCATTCTGCGAGAAGCTCTTGCCGCACTCCTTGCATTTGAATGGCTTTTGACCACTGTGCCATCTAAAACAGAGCCATacaattttcaagatattatattcattttacgCCAATAGctaattaaatcttaattcagaaattcaaattaaaaaagttaaacacacacttttatttataagttcCGGAAAACTTAAGAATGCACTATCTATATTTCCTTTCTCAATACCTTAGAATGTctgtacattaaaaataagtgaTGTGTTCCTGTTAATGTGATGATGCGTTACCTGTAATGCAAAGTGAGACTAGTCTTGTGCGCAAATTGTTGCTTGCAAAGTTCacagttatattttttctgaccGGTGTGGGTGGACTGATGATTAATCAGATTTGCTTTCGTCTTGAAACTGGCGTTACAGGATTTACAAACGTGCGGCCGATTATCCGAGTGCACCAGCTGATGTCGCTGGAGCAACTGTTTATGCTTGAAGCTTTTGTTGCATTTGTTGCAGACGAAACGACGACCGTTGTTATGTTCGGCTTCCTTGTGATACAAGACGGAACTCGGATGGTTTAGGACCTTACCGCAGATATCGCAAGGGTAGTTGTATTTAGTTTTCTGCAATATTACACAAACATTTAACAAGCTCCAGAAATATTATGTGTAACTTTAGCAAAAGGatcgtaaaaattatcatataaaaatatttaagatttacaatatcttttcagcaatttttttaaattaatattattgtcattttgTTATAACTTATGATGAAACACGAACCCCGTGCGTTGTCATGTGCGTCTTCAAATCCGATTCATTTGTGAAACTCTTTTTACAAGTGTTACAAGTGAATTTCTGCTGCTCATGCACCATTCTCATATGCAATTCGTATTCTTGTTTTAATCCAAATTGCTTGTTGCATTTTTCGCACGTATAAATCGCTTTTCTGGAATCTTTCGCTATCTCGGGTGTCACCGTGGAGGTGGTCTGCTCTACGTTGTGCGTCTCATGCGACTTCTGTGACTTCTGTACCTCGACATTTTCTTCGGTGGGATTTGAATTGTGTTTAGTCGTTTCTTGATGCAATGTCAGACTCTCTTTACTTTCAAATAGCTTCTTGCATTGTGTGCATTCATGCTTGATACCCATATGGAAACTCCTAAGCagtattgtattaaaatataaaaattgtttaaaaactgaatatatatctttaaaaaatcttgatttttaacaaaaaattttgagaatttagaaatataagcATAATtcacatatataaaatcaaaaatcACAAACTAAAATATGAGACATCTAATTtgcaggaaaaaaaaattttctcacaTCCAAGATCTTTGTACAGAAAACGTACAATCatctatagaaaattatattacttgtgTACTATATATTTGCTACGTTGTAGGAAACCCCTGCCGCAGAGTTGGCACGTGAACTTATTTTTTCGACGGCGCCATTTTGATTTCGATCGTCCACGGTTTACAGTCACCACCTCACCCAAGTCTGTACCCTCTTCCGTTTCGAGATGTCCTATCACTTCTGCAAAATATGCATGACACGCACgtggagaaaaaattttttttttaatttcttatttgatATCTTGTTCGTTATGTATACCTTCTTGACCATCCTCCTGATTAGAAGATTTTAACAGATCTGCTGGACCGTCAAATATTTGAGAATTATTGTCTTCCTCATCGATCACACCTTCCTCCTTGAATATCCTTTCCAATTCTTTTCCCTGCACTGCTTCTAGGTACCTGTGCAAATTTactaacaattatataagttaTTGTAGTAtggattttctttaaagatatGCGCGAGGATGGGACGGAAAATGATTCGCGCGATTTAATAGAAATGGGATactctttattaatatcactAATATCACTTCTTTCTTATCTCTACGACGACCGGCAATCGACTGCGCCGGTATCGCGAAACCGCGACGATTGCCCGACGCGTACATGCTGTCGAGGCATGACTATTTGTATACAGCAGTGATTGACCTCTGATATTCTGGATCCCACATTAAGCTACAAGTTTTCATGTTAACGTACCTTTTGGGAACTTTGCGCTTCCTCCTGCGTCTACCATCGCCATCcacttcttcttcctcttcctgcTTATCCTCTTCACCTTGACTCCCAGCTTCTGCAGGATTCTCTTTTGTcgccttataaaaaatatatacaaacatgtacatatattaagagttataaaataataaatgttgcaaaataatttattattatacaaaccACAGAATCTTCCTCCGCATTTACTTTAGGAGGACGTCCACGCTTTCTTTTCGGCTTAGTCAAGCCTTCCATCTGCAAACTCATTTCATGCTCCACCGCATACATAGATCCATCTGGCATAACTGTATCATAAGTAGCATTAAAAGTTACATGAAATATAACAGTTTCACAAGGTGACGAATATGCAAAGGAAGAATGGCATTactcttaataattatttgctgtTCGTACTGCTCATCTTCATTATACTGAGCCGTGCTATCCATTTCTGTTCCTTCCGCTTCGAACTCCGCATTTTCCTTTTTGCCGCGGAAGCGTTCTGCCTTGCGCTGCTTCTCCACTTGATGTTTCCAGAGTTCGCGTATCTTGCGCTGGCCAGCCACCAACAGCTCGAAGAATTGCGCCGTCGCCTCCAGCTGGATGTTGCAACCCGGGCAAATTGTCCGTGGTAGTTTTCCATCGTCGTGAATCTTGAATTTGATTTACAGTTTATATAAACGTATCATtacatcaaatataatttgtacaatataGTTCATATCCTGTACTGTAAATCTCTCAATGTTCAGATGCAAAATTGTGAGATGATGTGTATCAATAAAGAAACTGTTCATCTCTGAATATATTCAAGTAGCAATCTGGAGAGAAGCAATACATAATATTCGGAGTACAAACAgctatcataaaaaataatcatatgcTTTGTCCGGTAAAaggaataaaagagagaaagagagtgacaGAGAGATAGGGAGGGGAAAGGGGGCGAAAGTTCAGATGAAAAAgctaacaaataataatcaaagcGACGCATAAAAATGATGGAACATTTGATCAGTGCAGTAGCCGCACGGGATGGGAGAGCCGCACGAAAATCGTAGTAGGAAATCAAGTTGCAGTCCGTTTGACCGGCGTTTTGAAAGCGCCAGCGCCTCACCTTGAGCGGCAGGTAACGATTCACGAGCGAGGATAGATCCGGCTCGCCCGTCTCGCTGACGAACAGATGCTCGTTGCCGTTGCTCGCCGCGCACAGTCGACAAATTGTCGAGTCGTACAGATGCACGTCTACCATAGTCCTGACGATACGCGCGAGACGATGCTGACCGCGAATGAAATTGTCCCCcccgaggaaaaaaaatcgatgtGTATCAAGAACGAAGGGAGTATCGCGAATTTATGTGAGGTCGACGCGGTGTCAAAATACGTTGTGCGTTACCATGATTTTGCATACGAAACGTCGCATAAACGCGCAATTCGTCCCAACGTTCGGGAAGAAGTCGGGGAGTGTCACGATGGAGGTTAGGTCGACCTCCTTCCCTTCTTCCTCCTTTGGTTCTCGTCGTCCTCGCCAGTGCTGCCCAGTAACGTTTCCAGTGGCAGTCCCGGCGACAAATAAAATTCCCTAACGAGTTGCTGGTGATAACCGTTCGAGGTTACCTACCGCTTACgacatataagaaaaaaaagtaatgcgaAGAACCGTCAAAATTGGTCAAAATCTTCTGGTGCTcgttttgaaacatt
This genomic stretch from Temnothorax longispinosus isolate EJ_2023e chromosome 9, Tlon_JGU_v1, whole genome shotgun sequence harbors:
- the LOC139818970 gene encoding uncharacterized protein isoform X1, whose translation is MVDVHLYDSTICRLCAASNGNEHLFVSETGEPDLSSLVNRYLPLKIHDDGKLPRTICPGCNIQLEATAQFFELLVAGQRKIRELWKHQVEKQRKAERFRGKKENAEFEAEGTEMDSTAQYNEDEQYEQQIIIKIMPDGSMYAVEHEMSLQMEGLTKPKRKRGRPPKVNAEEDSVATKENPAEAGSQGEEDKQEEEEEVDGDGRRRRKRKVPKRYLEAVQGKELERIFKEEGVIDEEDNNSQIFDGPADLLKSSNQEDGQEEVIGHLETEEGTDLGEVVTVNRGRSKSKWRRRKNKFTCQLCGRGFLQRSKYIVHKSFHMGIKHECTQCKKLFESKESLTLHQETTKHNSNPTEENVEVQKSQKSHETHNVEQTTSTVTPEIAKDSRKAIYTCEKCNKQFGLKQEYELHMRMVHEQQKFTCNTCKKSFTNESDLKTHMTTHGKTKYNYPCDICGKVLNHPSSVLYHKEAEHNNGRRFVCNKCNKSFKHKQLLQRHQLVHSDNRPHVCKSCNASFKTKANLINHQSTHTGQKKYNCELCKQQFAHKTSLTLHYRWHSGQKPFKCKECGKSFSQNGNLQEHIRIHTGEKPYSCDFCGRKFTTSSQFKLHVKRHTGERPWKCEFCAKTFLHKDTWKCHVRRHKGERPFQCSTCKRSFTEQWALKKHIRLHTGEKPYSCDVCNKAFADCSNLTKHKKVHREDKMPPTNKSEGSSIGQVWQILPNSVRQVDERTFSNQIIATDETSNDGIQQIIYVSYQDPSDSNERTFHMIDANKNKDEIVASVNSLSRLDMENNEIIGDRIMSNAASSNDDQSEIELTEPDLQLQITDEHGNPIPLTIQEARQLLSQGHFVSQFNDNQIMRLHPGMFATQQLQALNIHVDEDTMEETGIIVRPNTHKNIEALSAIQADADAIVQALEDEDTDATAVATINQLGNIEQTEFVNGEQTIEFVTQDGQKLRVLTSQLASEYVTIA
- the Art7 gene encoding protein arginine N-methyltransferase 7 translates to MLRASFVTAIRAFSNRNMSIFTQCLNPLTGVASWEEKDQYYDYHQEVARSAFADMLHDHERNEKYYIALKAAIEKKHQAGEEANVLDIGTGTGLLSMMAAKCGADTITACEAFKPMANCAAQIIKENGFEDRIKLIRKRSTKMIVGEGGDMPKRANILVTEVFDTELIGEGALSTFRHAHEVLLEEDSIVVPHRGTVWAQVVESTKVCAWNRVKPIKNGEMLVDAPPTIQACSGAAAVHDMQLSRLPRDTFVPLLPAQPIFRFDWSGKKPLLNNEKVSLLTQPIASGTAHAIFMWWDLNMDTDNQVLLSCAPVWEHPDVPDDMKKDASSLKKMTDTIPWRDHWMQAVYYLPEEVPITYGVEVNVIGYHDEYSFWFKLLNGPLNEIPDCQRPECNCWAHIAYSRTRIGQLNDTVRNQRYLQALRRKITPNSVCLCVSDGCLLALAIARLGAKVFLLEQNFLSRRTMEMFVQTNGLSDRVKIVESVDGLPEASEIDFIFGEPYFLSSIVPWENLRFWYLASRYPSSIARLPVAATIKAAAVEFKDLQKIRAPLGACEGFDLSSFDRLIQASSEKSDNPVEAQPLWEYPCKALSSSFDIIKLDLTRNVNFDERKRITGEIPILDSGCCNGVTIWVDWQLDSDLSISCGPIEEIVPGERISWDPYTRQGVHLFRKVFNVTKGSTLSWSFTFVPQSGEVEFEFDVLTND
- the LOC139818970 gene encoding uncharacterized protein isoform X2, giving the protein MRRKILWRQKRILQKLGVKVKRISRKRKKKWMAMVDAGGSAKFPKVNLHRYLEAVQGKELERIFKEEGVIDEEDNNSQIFDGPADLLKSSNQEDGQEEVIGHLETEEGTDLGEVVTVNRGRSKSKWRRRKNKFTCQLCGRGFLQRSKYIVHKSFHMGIKHECTQCKKLFESKESLTLHQETTKHNSNPTEENVEVQKSQKSHETHNVEQTTSTVTPEIAKDSRKAIYTCEKCNKQFGLKQEYELHMRMVHEQQKFTCNTCKKSFTNESDLKTHMTTHGKTKYNYPCDICGKVLNHPSSVLYHKEAEHNNGRRFVCNKCNKSFKHKQLLQRHQLVHSDNRPHVCKSCNASFKTKANLINHQSTHTGQKKYNCELCKQQFAHKTSLTLHYRWHSGQKPFKCKECGKSFSQNGNLQEHIRIHTGEKPYSCDFCGRKFTTSSQFKLHVKRHTGERPWKCEFCAKTFLHKDTWKCHVRRHKGERPFQCSTCKRSFTEQWALKKHIRLHTGEKPYSCDVCNKAFADCSNLTKHKKVHREDKMPPTNKSEGSSIGQVWQILPNSVRQVDERTFSNQIIATDETSNDGIQQIIYVSYQDPSDSNERTFHMIDANKNKDEIVASVNSLSRLDMENNEIIGDRIMSNAASSNDDQSEIELTEPDLQLQITDEHGNPIPLTIQEARQLLSQGHFVSQFNDNQIMRLHPGMFATQQLQALNIHVDEDTMEETGIIVRPNTHKNIEALSAIQADADAIVQALEDEDTDATAVATINQLGNIEQTEFVNGEQTIEFVTQDGQKLRVLTSQLASEYVTIA